In Syngnathus scovelli strain Florida chromosome 11, RoL_Ssco_1.2, whole genome shotgun sequence, one DNA window encodes the following:
- the LOC125976914 gene encoding guanylate cyclase activator 2B-like isoform X2, which yields MKSVVAVILLLCSTALCVQVKDGDRSFSLEAVKQLKALMDRAGARLGPQLARSRRVLAVCADPVLPRVFYPVCRGQVNVLISSDPCEICVNPSCFGCLR from the exons ATGAAAAGTGTGGTGGCTGTCATCTTGCTGTTGTGCAGTACAGCTTTGTGTGTGCAAGTCAAG GATGGTGACAGAAGCTTCTCCTTAGAGGCCGTGAAGCAGCTGAAGGCCTTGATGGACAGGGCGGGAGCGCGTCTCGGTCCCCAGCTCGCTCGTAGCCGCAGGGTGCTTGCCGTGTGCGCCGACCCCGTCTTGCCACGGGTCTTTTATCCCGTGTGCCGAGGCCAAG TGAATGTTCTCATATCTTCTGACCCGTGTGAGATATGCGTCAACCCCTCGTGCTTTGGCTGTCTGCGCTGA
- the LOC125976999 gene encoding guanylin, translating into MKITLACVVFLLLVMGRSSEAVQVEENGLSFSLEAVKRLQEMFESARTPVLNPRMRASSASMCEEPMLPQELLPLCKQKGATASLARLALVPLDVCEVCAFAACSGC; encoded by the exons ATGAAGATCACACTCGCTTGTGTCGTTTTCTTACTTCTGGTCATGGGCCGGAGCTCTGAAGCCGTACAGGTGGAG GAGAACGGTTTGTCCTTCTCCTTGGAAGCCGTCAAGAGACTCCAGGAGATGTTTGAGAGCGCCAGGACGCCGGTGCTGAACCCGCGGATGCGGGCCAGCTCGGCATCCATGTGCGAGGAGCCCATGCTGCCCCAGGAGCTGCTGCCCCTTTGCAAGCAGAAGGGGGCGACGGCATCACTCGCCAGACTAG CATTGGTGCCGCTGGACGTCTGCGAGGTTTGCGCCTTTGCTGCCTGCAGCGGCTGCTAA
- the LOC125976914 gene encoding guanylate cyclase activator 2B-like isoform X1 yields MKSVVAVILLLCSTALCVQVKDGDRSFSLEAVKQLKALMDRAGARLGPQLARSRRVLAVCADPVLPRVFYPVCRGQGATGVFSRLVNVLISSDPCEICVNPSCFGCLR; encoded by the exons ATGAAAAGTGTGGTGGCTGTCATCTTGCTGTTGTGCAGTACAGCTTTGTGTGTGCAAGTCAAG GATGGTGACAGAAGCTTCTCCTTAGAGGCCGTGAAGCAGCTGAAGGCCTTGATGGACAGGGCGGGAGCGCGTCTCGGTCCCCAGCTCGCTCGTAGCCGCAGGGTGCTTGCCGTGTGCGCCGACCCCGTCTTGCCACGGGTCTTTTATCCCGTGTGCCGAGGCCAAGGTGCTACAGGGGTCTTCTCCAGACTTG TGAATGTTCTCATATCTTCTGACCCGTGTGAGATATGCGTCAACCCCTCGTGCTTTGGCTGTCTGCGCTGA
- the alpl gene encoding alkaline phosphatase, tissue-nonspecific isozyme: protein MKGTLQLVVICCTLLALLCSSQPSFPAQEKDPNFWRDWAQKTLNNALRLQTLNQNRAKNIIMFLGDGMGIPTVTAARILKGQLSGQSGEETVLEMEKFPFVALSKTYNTDAQVADSAGTATAFLCGVKANAGTVGVSANAIRSQCNTTRGNEVTSILKWAKDAGKSVGIVTTTRINHATPSAAYAHSVDRDWYSDNEMPAEALQAGCKDIARQLFENIPNIDVMMGGGRKYMFPKNTSDVEYPTVEKHNGTRNDGRNLVQEWINKNKNSKGHYVWNRSQLLSLNPINVNYLLGLFEPSDLMYDLERNNESEPSLTEMVDVAIRILRKNPNGFFLLVEGGRIDHGHHGGLAQLALHDAVAMDRAIGRADLLTSVYDTLTVVTADHSHVFSFGGYTFRGNNIFGLAPEVSDVDHKPFTAIAYGNGPGYKLVDGERENISNVNYGDIHYQPQAAVPLSSETHGGEDVPVFAKGPLAHLMHGVHEQNYIAHVMAYTACIGINKAHCEQGSSVFDDATRSACSIVVVAALAVVQFLC from the exons ATGAAGGGGACACTGCAACTTGTTGTCATCTGCTGCACTCTGTTGGCTCTGCTATGTTCAAGTCAGCCAAGCTTTCCTG CGCAAGAGAAGGATCCCAATTTCTGGAGAGACTGGGCCCAAAAAACCCTGAACAACGCGCTAAGGCTGCAGACACTCAACCAGAATAGAGCCAAGAACATCATCATGTTCCTTGGTGACG GGATGGGCATTCCCACGGTAACTGCCGCTCGGATATTGAAGGGTCAACTGAGCGGACAGTCTGGAGAAGAGACCGTGCTGGAGATGGAAAAGTTCCCCTTTGTGGCTTTGTCCAAG ACATACAACACAGATGCACAGGTGGCCGACAGCGCCGGCACGGCCACAGCCTTCCTTTGCGGCGTCAAAGCTAACGCGGGCACGGTGGGCGTGAGCGCCAATGCCATCCGCTCCCAGTGCAACACCACGCGGGGTAACGAGGTCACCTCCATCCTCAAGTGGGCCAAAGATGCAG GCAAGTCGGTGGGCATCGTGACAACGACTCGCATCAACCACGCCACACCCAGCGCCGCTTACGCGCACAGTGTAGACAGAGACTGGTATTCGGATAACGAGATGCCGGCTGAGGCGCTGCAGGCCGGCTGCAAAGACATCGCCAGGCAACTGTTTGAAAATATCCCAAACATTGAT GTTATGATGGGCGGAGGAAGAAAGTACATGTTTCCCAAAAACACTTCAGACGTGGAGTACCCCACCGTTGAGAAGCATAACGGCACGCGCAACGACGGTCGGAACCTGGTGCAGGAGTGGATCAACAAAAACAagaacagt AAAGGCCATTACGTGTGGAACAGGTCTCAGCTTTTATCGCTCAACCCAATCAATGTCAATTACTTACTGG GACTCTTTGAACCGTCGGATCTCATGTATGACTTGGAGAGGAACAATGAAAGCGAACCGTCACTCACGGAGATGGTGGATGTGGCCATCAGGATCTTGAGGAAGAACCCCAATGGATTTTTTCTGCTTGTAGAAG GCGGGCGTATCGACCACGGTCACCACGGAGGTCTGGCCCAGCTGGCTCTGCACGACGCCGTAGCAATGGACCGGGCCATCGGGCGAGCGGACTTGTTGACCAGCGTCTACGACACCTTGACTGTCGTCACCGCCGACCATTCGCACGTGTTCAGCTTTGGAGGTTACACGTTTCGAGGAAACAACATTTTTG GCTTGGCTCCCGAGGTGAGCGACGTTGACCATAAGCCTTTCACCGCCATCGCATACGGCAATGGCCCCGGATACAAATTAGTCGACGGCGAAAGGGAGAACATCTCCAACGTTAACTATG GTGACATCCACTACCAGCCTCAGGCTGCTGTTCCGCTCAGCTCCGAGACCCACGGCGGCGAGGACGTTCCCGTGTTCGCCAAAGGCCCGCTGGCTCACCTGATGCACGGCGTGCACGAGCAGAACTACATCGCGCACGTGATGGCGTACACGGCCTGCATCGGGATCAACAAGGCACACTGCGAGCAGGGCAGTTCCGTTTTTGATGACGCCACACGCTCCGCCTGCTCAATTGTTGTTGTCGCCGCATTGGCGGTCGTACAATTTCTCTGTTGA